GGGCGATCAGCATCAGAGCGGCCGAGTCCGGCGGCAGCGCCAGCTTCTCGCGGCCATCGGCAAAGACCAGTTCCTCCAGTCCCACCTTGCGACCCTCGCCCTTCTCCACGCCGGCGATCAGCGACAGATCCAGACCCAGCTCCTGGAACACCTCGCGCGCCATGGCCACCTGGCCGCGCCCGCCGTCCACCAGCACCAGGTCCGGCAGACGCTGCTTGGCGTCGCGCGGGATCGGTCCCTCGGCCGCCAGCGCGGCCAGCTTCTCGTAGCGGCGGCGCAGCACCTGGCGCATGGCCGCGTAGTCGTCACCGCCGGTCACGCCCTCGATGTTGAAGCGGCGGTACTCGCTGTTCTGCATCTTGTGGTCCTGGTAGACCACGCAGGAGGCCTGGGTGGCCTCGCCCGCGGTGTGGCTGATGTCGAAGCACTCCACGCGGAAGCTGTCCAGATCCTCCACGGCCAGGTCCAGCGCATCCACCATCGCCCGGGTGCGTTCACGCTGCGAGCCCTCTTCGGACAGCAGGCGCGCCAGCGCCAGCTCGCAGCCCTTGACCGCCATTTCCAGCCAGATGCGGCGCTGTTCGCGCGGCTGGTGCACCGCATTGACCTTGCTGCCGGCCTGCTCGCCCAGGGCCTGCAGCAGGGTCTCGTCGATCGGGTGGCTCAGCACCAGCAGGGGCGGCGGCGCGGTGTGCAGGTAGTGCTGGGCGATGAAGGCGTGCAGCACCTGGGTTTCGGCCCGGCGCAGCAGCAGGGCTGCCGCCTCGGCCGGGTCCTCTGGCAGCGTGGCGGCCTCGCCGGCATCGTCCAGGGCTGCGGCCTCGTCGGCGGCCAGCGCCGTGGCTTCCTCCACATGGGTGGGGAAGAAGGCCCGGTCGCCCAGGTGGCGGCCACCGCGCACCATGGCCAGGTTCACGCAGGCGCGACCTCCGGCCACCTTGACGGCCAGGATGTCGACGTCGCGCCCGCTGCTGCTCAGGCTGCTTTCCTCCACCGATTGCTGGTGCTGCACCTTGGCCAGCGCGGCGATGCGGTTGCGCAGCTCGGCGGCCTTCTCGAACTCCAGCACCTCGGCGTGGGCCATCATCTGGGCCTGCAGCTCGTCCACCACCGCCTGCTGCTCACCCAGCAGAAAGCGCTCTGCGTCGCGCACATCGCGGGCGTAGTCCTCGGCCGAGATGAAGCCCACGCAGGGGCCGGTGCAACGCCGGATCTGGTACAGCAGGCAGGGCCGCGATCGGTTGTTGAAGACGGTGTCCTCGCAGGTGCGCAGGCGGAAGACCTTCTGCAGGATCTGGATCGTCTCCTTGACGGCCCAGGCGCTGGGATATGGCCCGAAGTAGCGGTGGCGGCGGTCCACCGCGCCGCGGTAGTAGGCCACCCGCGGGTAGCGCTGGGCGGCCGGCTGGCCCGGTGCCTCGCCGCCGCGGGTGCCGGTGATCTTCAGGTAGGGGTAGCTCTTGTCGTCCCGGAACAGGATGTTGAACTTGGGGTTCAGCGTCTTGATCAGGTTGTTCTCGAGCAGCAGCGCCTCGTCCTCGCTGCGCACCACCGTGGTCTCCAGCCGCGCGATGCGCGAGACCATCAGGCCGATGCGGGTGCCGCCATGGTCCTTGTGGAAGTAGCTGGAGACGCGGCGCTTGAGGTCGCGCGCCTTGCCCACGTAGAGCACATTGCCCTGCACATCGAAATAGCGGTAGACACCCGGCAGGGGCGGCAGGGCCGCCACCTCGGCGAGCAGGCGCTCGCGCGCAGCCTGCGCGGCCAACACGGCTTCGCGGGCACGGGCAGCCTCGCCGGCCTCGTCTGCCGGGGCTGCGGGGAGGGAGGGCTGGTCACTCATCGGGTGCGCATTGTGCCGCCCTATCATCCCGCCGATGTTCCACGCTGTCACACCCGCCCGACCTGCCCCTGCCGCCTGGTGCTGGGACATCTTCTGCCGCGTGATCGACAACCACGGCGACCTGGGCGTGTGCTGGCGCCTGGCCCGCGATCTGGCCGCGCACGGCCAGCGGCTGCGCCTGTGGGTGGACGACCCCGCCGCCCTGCGCTGGATGGCGCCCGAGGGCCACCCCCAGATCGAGGTGCGGCACTGGACGATGGACACCCCCTGGCCCGAACCGGGCGACGTCGTCGTGGAGGCCTTCGGCTGCGACCCGCCGGAAGCCTTTGTGGCCCGCATGGCCGCCGCCGCCCGCCCCCCGGTGTGGGTCAACCTGGAATACCTGAGCGCCGAGGACTACGTCGAGCGCTCGCACCGCCTGCGCTCGCCGCAGCGCTGCGGGCTGGACAAGTGGTTCTTCTACCCCGGCTTCACCCCCGCCACCGGCGGCCTGCTGCGCGAGGACGGCCTGCTGGCCGAGCAGGCCCGCTTCGACGCCGCGGCCTGGCTGGCCGCCCACGGCATCGCGCCACGCCCCGGCGAGCGCCTGGTCAGCCTGTTCTGCTATCCGCAGGAGCGCATCCCCGCGCTGTTGTCCGCCCTGGCGGATGCCCCCACCCTGCTGCTGACCACGCCCGGCCCGGCCACCACGCTGAGCGAGGCCCTGCCCCTGCCAGCCGGCCTGCGGCGCCAAGCCCTGCCTTGGCTGCCCCAGCCCGACTACGACCGGCTGCTCTGGGCCTGCGAGCTCAACCTGGTGCGGGGCGAGGACTCCTTCGTGCGGGCGCAATGGGCCGGCCGCCCCTTCCTCTGGCAGATCTACCCCCAGGACGACGGCGTGCATGCCGACAAGCTGGCGGCCTTCCTGCGCCGCCACCTGGCCGCTGCACCGCCCGCTCTGGCAGAAGCCATCACCGGGCTGATGCGGTCCTGGAATGGCCTGACGCCGGCGGGCTCTGCCTGGCCACCCCTGCCACCGCTGGCGGACTGGCAGCGCTGCACGCTCGCCTGGCGTGCCGAATTGCTCGCCCAGCCCCCCTTGGCCCGGCAGCTCCTCGAGTTCGTCATGGAAAAGCGCTAAAATCCAACGCTTTGCGAAAATTTGGGCTGCGCAGCACGCATGGCGCCGCCACCAACGGAATCTCACCATGAAGCTCGCTCAAGAAATCCGCGCCGGCAACGTCATCATGCAGGGCAAGGACCCGATGGTCGTCCTGAAGACCGAATACAGCCGTGGCGGCCGCGGTGCCGCCACCGTGCGCATGAAGATGAAGAACCTGCTCAACGGCTCCGGTGCCGAAGTCGTCTTCAAGGCCGACGACAAGATGGAGCAGGTCATCCTCGAGACCAAGGAATGCACCTACACCTACTTCGCTGACCCGATGTACGTGTTCATGGACTCCGACTACAACCAGTTCGAGGTGGAAGCCGAGAACATGGGCGACGCCATCAGCTACCTGGAAGACAACATGCCGGTGGAAGTGGTGTTCTACGACGGCAAGGCCATCTCGGTCGAACTGCCCACCAGCGTCGTGCGCGAAATCGAAACCGAGCCGGCCGTCAAGGGCGACACCTCGGGCAAGGTCCTGAAACCCGCCCGCCTGAAGGGCACCGGCTTCGAGATCTCCGTGCCGCTGTTCGTGGAAAACGGCGACAAGATCGAAATCGACACCCGCACTCACGAATACCGCAAGCGCGTCTGATCGACGCCAACACGGTGGTGCCGGGTTTGCCGGCATGATGATGGGCACCTCCGGGTGCCCATTTTTCTTGGCGGCACCGTCGCTGTTCCTCCGCTCTGCCATGCCCTTCGATTTCGAGCACGCCGTCACCGCCCCCTTCCGCATGCAGCCCGGGCTGCGCAAGCTGGCAGAGGGCAGCGTCCAGTTCACCCCCAACCACCCGGCGTCGCCCCATCTGCGAGAGAAGCTGGCCGTCCTGTGCAGCCAGCCCGAGCAGGCCCTGCAGATCGAACCGGGCTTCGATGCGCTGCCGGCCCTGCACGCGGCGATGCGCCAGGCCGCGCAGGAACATCCGGCCGCCCTGACGCTGTCCAGCGATGGCCAGCTGTTGGCCCATGCCCTGGGCTGGTCGGTGGATGACCGGGGTGAGGTGGCGGCGCTGCACCCGCAGGCGCCCCAGAACATCGGACAGTGCCTGAAGGCCCTGCCGGCATCCTGGCGCCAGGCCGCCCTGTTCAGCCTGGCCATCGAGGAAGACCTGGCCATCGTCGACGGCCGGCGCGCCAGCCTGCCCTGGCTGGCGGTGGCCCTGCCCTCGCACTGGGACCCGCGCCAGAAGATCGGCCGCCACTTCGCCGAGGTCCACGCCCCGGTGGCCGACAACGCGGTCCTGGTGGCCGCGGGCGAGCATCTGATGAAGCTGGTCACCGGCCCCCAGCGCTGGGAACGCTTCGTCTGGAACGTGACCCGCCACCCCGGGCTGGACGCCCATCCGCAGCGCACGCCGCCCACACACTGGCCCGCCGACCTGGACGAGGCCGCGCTGAGCCAACACACCTGGTTCCGCAGCGAGCGCCAGACCTTCATCCCGCTGCCCGAGCGGGGCCAGGCCGTCTTCACCATCCGGGTGGCCGTGCGGCCGCTGGCCCAGGCGGTGGACACGCCGGCCCGTGCGCAGCGCCTGCACGATGCCATCGCCAGCATGAGCCCGGCGGCGCTGGCCTACCGGCAGCTCACCGAAGCCCGCCCCGGCCTGCTGCGCTGGCTGGCGGCGCGGGCAGCCTGCGCGGACAGCGCCTCCACGCCATGAAGACCCAAGCCATCGTCGAAGCGCAGATCGACTTCGACCATCCCGGCCACGACGGCCTGGCCTGGGCGCCGGGCTTCCAGGACGTCTACCACGCCCGCGACGGCGCCTTCGCCCAGGCGCGGCACGTCTTCCTGCGGGGCAATGGCCTGCCCGGGCGCTGGCAGGGCCGTGGCCGCTTCGCCATCCTGGAAACCGGCTTCGGCCTGGGCAACAACTTCCTGGCCACCTGGGCCGCCTGGCGTGACGACCCGCAGCGCTGCGAGCGCCTGGTCTTCGTGTCGATGGAGAAGCACCCGCCCCGGCGCGAGGACCTGGCCCGCGCCCATGCCACCAGCCCGGCCCCCGCGCTGGCGGCCCAACTGCTGGCCCAATGGCCGCCGGCCACGCCGGACCTGCATGTGCTGGACTTCGAGGGCGGCCGGGTGCGCCTGCTGCTGGCCCTGGGCGATGTGGCCACCTGGTGGCCCGAGCTGAGCGGCCAGATCGACGCCTGCTACCTGGACGGCTTCGCCCCCGCGCAGAACCCGGCCATGTGGGACGCCCACCTGCTGCGCCACGCCACCCGTCTGGGCGCCCCGGACCTCACCGCCGCCACCTGGAGCATCGCCCGCGTGGTGCGCGACGGCCTGCAGGGCGCCGGCTTCGCCCTGGAGCGGGCGCCCGGCTTCGGCAGCAAGCGCGACATGCTGGTGGCCCGCCGCCACCCCTTGCCGGCCCAGGCCCTGGCGCGCGGTATCCCGCCGGGCCGCCAGGCGGCCCCGCAGGCCCGCACTGCCCTGGTCATCGGCGCCGGCCTGGCCGGGGCCGCCGCCGCCCGGGCCCTGGCCGCGCAGGGCCTGTCGGTGACCGTGCTGGAGCGCCACGTCGCCCCCGCCCAGGAAACCTCGGGCAACCGGGCCGGCCTGTTCCACGGCGTGGCTCACGCCCACGATGGCGCCCACGCCCAGCTGCTGCGCGCGGCCGCCCTGCGCGCGCACCAGCTCATCGCCCCCCTGGTGGCCAGCGGCCAGGTGGCGGGCAACCCGAACGGCCTGTGGCGCGGCGGTGGCGAACCGGCCGACTGGGCCCAGTTGCAGGCGGCCGTGCAGGCCCAGGGGCTGCCCGCCGCCTACCTGCGGCCGCTCTCCCGCGACGAGGCGGTCGAACCGTTGGGCCTGGCCCCGGCAGGCCCCGGCTGGTGGTACCCGCAAGGCGGCTGGGCCTGTCCGGCCGATCTGGTGCGGGCCTGGCTGGACAGCCCTGGCGTGAGGGTGCTCGGCCAGCAGGATGTGCAAGCCCTCGCCCCGCGCGAAGGCGGCGGCTGGCGGGCCCTGTGCGCCGCCGAGGCGAACGGCCCCGGCGCCATGCTGGCCGAAGCCGATGTGGTGGTGGTGGCCGGGGCGGCCGACGGGCTGGCCCTGCTGCGCCCCTGGACCGGGGTGGATGACTGGCCCCGGGTGCGCAGCCGCGGCCAAGTCAGCTGCCTGTCGGCCGAACTGGCGGCCGCGCTGCAACTGCCCGCGCCGCGGCACCCGCTGGCCAGCGGCGGCTACGGCATCGGCCTGCCGCCCGAGGCCGGCGGCGGCCTGCTGTGCGGCGCCACCAGCCAGCCCGGCGACGAGGACCCGGCCCTGCGCCTGAGCGACCATCTGAGCAATGTGGGGCAGTGGGACCGTCTGCTGGGTCGCAGCCCGGACGCCGGAGAGCAAGCCCGGCGCGAGGCCCTGCTGGCCACGGCCATGGCACAAGGCGCGCTGACCGGCCGCGTTGGTTGGCGCCTGGCCTGCGACGACCGGCTGCCCCTGGTCGGCCCGGTGCCGCTGCCGGCGGCCCAGCGGACAGGCCTCACACGGCAGGAGCAGCCCCGCAGGGTGCCGCGGGTGCCGGGCCTTTATGTGCTGAGCGCCCTGGGCTCGCGCGGCATCACGCTGGCGCCTCTGCTGGGCGAGGTGCTGGCCGCCTGGATCACCGGCGCCCCGGTGCCGCTGGCGTCCAGCCTGATGGATGCGATCGACCCGGCGCGCTTCATCGCGCGGGCGGCACGGGCCGCCAGCCGCACGGCGGCCGACTGACCGCCCGCGCGGGGTGCTGGATCAGAAGTCCAGCGTGCGCACGCCCTGGGACGTGCCCAGCAGGCAGACCTTGGCCTTGTGGCGGCCGAAGATGCCGACAGTGACCACGCCGGGCCACTGGTTGACCTCGGCCTCCATCGCCAGCGGGTCGCTGATCTTCAGGCCCCGCACGTCGACGATGATGTTGCCGTTGTCGGTGGTCACGCCGGCACGCACGCTGGCCTGGCCGCCGTAGACGCTGGCGAAGCGGCGCATCACCTGGGCCGCCGCCATCGGGATCACCTCCACCGGCAGCGGGAAGGCGCCCAGCACGTCCACCAGCTTCGATTCGTCGGCAATGCAGACGAAGCGATCGGCCAGGTCGGCGACGATCTTCTCGCGCGTCAGCGCCGCGCCGCCGCCCTTGATCATGAAGCCCTGGTGGTCGATCTCGTCGGCGCCGTCGATGTAGACCGGAATCGACTCGACAGTGTTCGAATCCAGCACCGGAATGCCAAGGGCCTGCAGGCGCTCGGTGCTCTTGACCGAACTGGACACCGCGCCGCGGATCCGGTCCTTCATCGTCGCCAGGGCGTCGATGAAGCAGTTGACGGTGGAGCCGGTGCCCACGCCCACGATGGCGCCAGGCACCACATGGGCCAGCGCCGCCTGCCCGACCAGGGCCTTCAGTTCGTCTTGCGTCATGGGCGGATTATCGCTGCTGCCCATCTGGGACAATTCGTGGCATGTCCCTGATTCCCTACGCCCTCTCCCGCACCGCCCTGTTCAGTCTGGATGCGGAAACCGCCCACGAAGTGACCATCGACACCCTGGCCCGGCTGCAGAACACGCCGGCCCAGTGCCTGTGGGCGCAGAAGCGGGTGGACGACCCGGTGACGGTGGCCGGTCTGCGCTTTCCCAACCGCATCGGCCTGGCCGCGGGCCTGGACAAGAACGGCCGCGCCATTGACGGCTTCGGCGCGATGGGCTTCGGCTTCGTCGAAGTGGGCACCGTCACGCCCAAGGCGCAGCCCGGCAACCCCAAGCCGCGCATGTTCCGCCTGCCCTCGGCCGAGGCGCTGATCAACCGCATGGGCTTCAACAACGACGGGCTGGACGCCTTCGTGGCCAACGTGCAGCGCTCGCGCAGCTTCCGCAAGAAGGGCGGCATCCTGGGCCTGAACATCGGCAAGAACGCGGTCACCCCCATCGAGAACGCGGTGGACGACTACCTGATCGCGCTGGCCGGGGTCTATCCGCACGCCGATTACGTCACGGTCAACATCTCCAGCCCCAACACCAAGAACCTGCGCTCACTGCAGAGCGATGAGGCGCTGGACGCCCTGCTGGGTGCACTGACGGCCCGCCAGCGCGAGCTGATGGCCCAGCACCAGCGCCGGGTGCCGCTGTTCCTGAAGATCGCGCCGGACCTGGACGAGGCGCAGATCGCCGTCATCGCCGCGACGCTGCAAAAGCACCACCTGGATGGCGTGATCGCCACCAACACCACGCTCAGCCGCGAGGCGGTCAAGGGCCTGCGCCATGCCGAGGAAACCGGCGGCCTGTCCGGGCGGCCGGTGCAGGAAGCGAGCAACAAGGTGATCCGCGCGCTGCGCAGTCACCTGGGCCCGAACTTCCCCATCATCGGTGCCGGTGGCGTGATGAGCGGTGCCGACGCCTGCGCCAAGCTTGCCGCCGGCGCGGACCTGGTGCAGGTCTACACCGGCCTCATCTACCGCGGGCCGGCCCTGGTGCCCGAAGCGGCCCAGGCCATGGCGGCCCAGGCCTGAACCGGGACGACGCTCACACCGCCAGGAAGGTCCGGCGGTAGTGCAGCAGCTCGTCGATGGACTCATGGATGTCGGCCAGCGCGGTGTGCTTGTTGGCCTTCACCAGGCCTTCCAGCGCAGCCGGCTTCCAGCGGCGGGCCAGCTCCTTGAGGGTGCTGACGTCCAGGTTGCGGTAGTGGAAGAAGGCCTCCAGGCCCTTCATGGTGTTGGCCATGAAGCGCCGGTCCTGGCAGATGGAGTTGCCGCACATCGGGCTCTTGCCGGCCGGCACATAGGCCGACAGAAACTCGATCATCCGGGCCTCGGCCTGGGCCTCGTCGATGGTGGAGGCCTTGACGCGGTCGATCAGGCCGCTCTTGCCGTGGGTGCCCTTGTTCCAGGCATCCATCGCGTCCAGGACGGCGTCGCTCTGGTGGATCGCAAACACCGGGCCCTCCACCCGCACCGTCAGCAACGGGTCGGTCACGATCACCGCGATCTCGATGATGCGGTCGGACTCCGGCTTCAACCCGGTCATTTCCAGGTCGATCCAGATCAGGTTGTTCTCATGCTTGGTCAGCGTGGTCTCGGTCATGGCTTTCACTCAATCGATGCTGCCGGCATTGTCCGACAACATACACTGCCGCCCCATGCAAGCCATTCACGTCTCGCTGGCGCTTTGCGCCGCGCTGCTGCTGTCGCTGGGGGTCAAGCTCTGGCTGGCTTCGCGGCAGATGCGCCATGTGCACGCCCACCGCAACCAGGTGCCCGCCCCGTTCGACGCCACGATCCCGCTGGACGCCCACCAGCGCGCAGCCGACTACACCATCGCCCGCACCCGCTTCGGCATGCTCAGCGAGAGCTTTGCCACCGCCGTGCTGCTGGGCTGGACCCTGCTGGGCGGGCTGGAAGCGCTCAACAGCGCGCTGCGTGACACCGTGCTGCCCTGGGGCGGCGCCCTGGTTTACCAGCTGGCCCTGGTCGGCGCCTTCGGCTTGATCAGCGCGGTGCTGGAGCTGCCCTTCGAGT
This sequence is a window from Ideonella dechloratans. Protein-coding genes within it:
- the mnmC gene encoding FAD-dependent 5-carboxymethylaminomethyl-2-thiouridine(34) oxidoreductase MnmC, whose protein sequence is MKTQAIVEAQIDFDHPGHDGLAWAPGFQDVYHARDGAFAQARHVFLRGNGLPGRWQGRGRFAILETGFGLGNNFLATWAAWRDDPQRCERLVFVSMEKHPPRREDLARAHATSPAPALAAQLLAQWPPATPDLHVLDFEGGRVRLLLALGDVATWWPELSGQIDACYLDGFAPAQNPAMWDAHLLRHATRLGAPDLTAATWSIARVVRDGLQGAGFALERAPGFGSKRDMLVARRHPLPAQALARGIPPGRQAAPQARTALVIGAGLAGAAAARALAAQGLSVTVLERHVAPAQETSGNRAGLFHGVAHAHDGAHAQLLRAAALRAHQLIAPLVASGQVAGNPNGLWRGGGEPADWAQLQAAVQAQGLPAAYLRPLSRDEAVEPLGLAPAGPGWWYPQGGWACPADLVRAWLDSPGVRVLGQQDVQALAPREGGGWRALCAAEANGPGAMLAEADVVVVAGAADGLALLRPWTGVDDWPRVRSRGQVSCLSAELAAALQLPAPRHPLASGGYGIGLPPEAGGGLLCGATSQPGDEDPALRLSDHLSNVGQWDRLLGRSPDAGEQARREALLATAMAQGALTGRVGWRLACDDRLPLVGPVPLPAAQRTGLTRQEQPRRVPRVPGLYVLSALGSRGITLAPLLGEVLAAWITGAPVPLASSLMDAIDPARFIARAARAASRTAAD
- the orn gene encoding oligoribonuclease yields the protein MTETTLTKHENNLIWIDLEMTGLKPESDRIIEIAVIVTDPLLTVRVEGPVFAIHQSDAVLDAMDAWNKGTHGKSGLIDRVKASTIDEAQAEARMIEFLSAYVPAGKSPMCGNSICQDRRFMANTMKGLEAFFHYRNLDVSTLKELARRWKPAALEGLVKANKHTALADIHESIDELLHYRRTFLAV
- a CDS encoding heme-dependent oxidative N-demethylase subunit alpha family protein, with translation MPFDFEHAVTAPFRMQPGLRKLAEGSVQFTPNHPASPHLREKLAVLCSQPEQALQIEPGFDALPALHAAMRQAAQEHPAALTLSSDGQLLAHALGWSVDDRGEVAALHPQAPQNIGQCLKALPASWRQAALFSLAIEEDLAIVDGRRASLPWLAVALPSHWDPRQKIGRHFAEVHAPVADNAVLVAAGEHLMKLVTGPQRWERFVWNVTRHPGLDAHPQRTPPTHWPADLDEAALSQHTWFRSERQTFIPLPERGQAVFTIRVAVRPLAQAVDTPARAQRLHDAIASMSPAALAYRQLTEARPGLLRWLAARAACADSASTP
- a CDS encoding excinuclease ABC subunit UvrC; translated protein: MSDQPSLPAAPADEAGEAARAREAVLAAQAARERLLAEVAALPPLPGVYRYFDVQGNVLYVGKARDLKRRVSSYFHKDHGGTRIGLMVSRIARLETTVVRSEDEALLLENNLIKTLNPKFNILFRDDKSYPYLKITGTRGGEAPGQPAAQRYPRVAYYRGAVDRRHRYFGPYPSAWAVKETIQILQKVFRLRTCEDTVFNNRSRPCLLYQIRRCTGPCVGFISAEDYARDVRDAERFLLGEQQAVVDELQAQMMAHAEVLEFEKAAELRNRIAALAKVQHQQSVEESSLSSSGRDVDILAVKVAGGRACVNLAMVRGGRHLGDRAFFPTHVEEATALAADEAAALDDAGEAATLPEDPAEAAALLLRRAETQVLHAFIAQHYLHTAPPPLLVLSHPIDETLLQALGEQAGSKVNAVHQPREQRRIWLEMAVKGCELALARLLSEEGSQRERTRAMVDALDLAVEDLDSFRVECFDISHTAGEATQASCVVYQDHKMQNSEYRRFNIEGVTGGDDYAAMRQVLRRRYEKLAALAAEGPIPRDAKQRLPDLVLVDGGRGQVAMAREVFQELGLDLSLIAGVEKGEGRKVGLEELVFADGREKLALPPDSAALMLIAQIRDEAHRFAITGMRAKRASIRTGGSRLEDIPGVGPKKRARLLQRFGGVRGVTAASADDLATVEGISKELAEEIYRALH
- the rpiA gene encoding ribose-5-phosphate isomerase RpiA, with product MTQDELKALVGQAALAHVVPGAIVGVGTGSTVNCFIDALATMKDRIRGAVSSSVKSTERLQALGIPVLDSNTVESIPVYIDGADEIDHQGFMIKGGGAALTREKIVADLADRFVCIADESKLVDVLGAFPLPVEVIPMAAAQVMRRFASVYGGQASVRAGVTTDNGNIIVDVRGLKISDPLAMEAEVNQWPGVVTVGIFGRHKAKVCLLGTSQGVRTLDF
- the efp gene encoding elongation factor P produces the protein MKLAQEIRAGNVIMQGKDPMVVLKTEYSRGGRGAATVRMKMKNLLNGSGAEVVFKADDKMEQVILETKECTYTYFADPMYVFMDSDYNQFEVEAENMGDAISYLEDNMPVEVVFYDGKAISVELPTSVVREIETEPAVKGDTSGKVLKPARLKGTGFEISVPLFVENGDKIEIDTRTHEYRKRV
- a CDS encoding quinone-dependent dihydroorotate dehydrogenase, with translation MSLIPYALSRTALFSLDAETAHEVTIDTLARLQNTPAQCLWAQKRVDDPVTVAGLRFPNRIGLAAGLDKNGRAIDGFGAMGFGFVEVGTVTPKAQPGNPKPRMFRLPSAEALINRMGFNNDGLDAFVANVQRSRSFRKKGGILGLNIGKNAVTPIENAVDDYLIALAGVYPHADYVTVNISSPNTKNLRSLQSDEALDALLGALTARQRELMAQHQRRVPLFLKIAPDLDEAQIAVIAATLQKHHLDGVIATNTTLSREAVKGLRHAEETGGLSGRPVQEASNKVIRALRSHLGPNFPIIGAGGVMSGADACAKLAAGADLVQVYTGLIYRGPALVPEAAQAMAAQA
- the earP gene encoding elongation factor P maturation arginine rhamnosyltransferase EarP, translated to MFHAVTPARPAPAAWCWDIFCRVIDNHGDLGVCWRLARDLAAHGQRLRLWVDDPAALRWMAPEGHPQIEVRHWTMDTPWPEPGDVVVEAFGCDPPEAFVARMAAAARPPVWVNLEYLSAEDYVERSHRLRSPQRCGLDKWFFYPGFTPATGGLLREDGLLAEQARFDAAAWLAAHGIAPRPGERLVSLFCYPQERIPALLSALADAPTLLLTTPGPATTLSEALPLPAGLRRQALPWLPQPDYDRLLWACELNLVRGEDSFVRAQWAGRPFLWQIYPQDDGVHADKLAAFLRRHLAAAPPALAEAITGLMRSWNGLTPAGSAWPPLPPLADWQRCTLAWRAELLAQPPLARQLLEFVMEKR